A single region of the Fusarium keratoplasticum isolate Fu6.1 chromosome 7, whole genome shotgun sequence genome encodes:
- a CDS encoding HET domain-containing protein: protein MPSLEGLSLVPYRSLDPSETEVRLLELHPASTGNINERLVCRLVHERLSESSDFIGLSSLFGDINVTETIQVNGTRVALPANVAQALRYVRAVFLAPSPPTPCSSSSDLREEKRYEAPLPPPPPPKKAPSWLRSLFRGVRNAFAEPSKGARPPLRIWLDTLCINRRDAREEAERRSHMARAYRHAKMVVGWLGPKDSTSDLAIEIIRAWDKCMPLTFGEPGDRELHPKNYAPTLQWMGPVAHLSDIPEGITDPREVPSYKAISEFLNRPYFRNTWMLDDMTMARFPAFLLGDDIVSWMQILRLNRVNEDIKDHGADMFPDHLRHLLEYMPLGSVYTFLKEFDMRQREEGIVPMMITATSSVRSSESISALRGAQR, encoded by the coding sequence ATGCCGTCACTCGAAGGCCTATCTTTAGTTCCCTATCGCTCGCTCGATCCATCCGAGACTGAGGTCCGGCTGCTTGAGCTGCATCCGGCTTCGACTGGCAACATCAATGAGCGCCTTGTATGTCGCCTGGTACATGAACGACTTAGCGAATCCTCCGACTTTATTGGCCTTTCCTCGCTCTTCGGTGACATCAATGTCACCGAGACCATCCAAGTGAATGGGACCAGGGTCGCCTTGCCCGCCAACGTTGCCCAGGCACTACGTTACGTCCGAGCCGTTTTTCTGGCCCCTTCACCACCGACTCCAtgttcctcttcatcagatCTTCGAGAGGAGAAAAGATACGAAGCAcctcttccacctcctcctccacccaaGAAGGCTCCAAGCTGGCTTCGATCTCTCTTCAGGGGTGTTCGCAACGCATTTGCCGAGCCCTCAAAAGGGGCTAGGCCACCTCTGCGCATATGGCTTGACACTTTGTGCATCAACAGAAGAGATGCACGTGAGGAGGCAGAGCGACGATCTCATATGGCGCGAGCTTACCGACATGCCAAGATGGTAGTTGGATGGCTTGGACCCAAAGATTCTACTTCCGATCTCGCCATCGAGATCATCCGGGCATGGGATAAATGCATGCCCCTCACCTTTGGCGAGCCAGGTGACCGTGAGCTTCACCCAAAAAACTACGCCCCTACACTACAATGGATGGGCCCTGTTGCGCACCTGAGTGATATCCCAGAGGGTATCACCGACCCGCGTGAGGTACCCAGCTACAAGGCCATTTCAGAGTTTCTCAACCGGCCATACTTCCGGAACACATGGATGCTGGACGATATGACCATGGCGCGATTCCCAGCTTTCCTATTAGGCGACGACATTGTGTCCTGGATGCAGATATTGCGGCTCAACCGCGTCAACGAAGACATTAAAGATCATGGAGCCGACATGTTCCCTGATCATTTACGGCATTTGCTAGAGTACATGCCGCTTGGGAGTGTATACACCTTCCTAAAGGAGTTTGATATGCGGCAGAGGGAGGAAGGGATTGTTCCAATGATGATCACCGCCACGAGTTCGGTGAGGAGTTCAGAATCTATATCCGCTTTGCGAGGAGCGCAAAGATag
- a CDS encoding Abhydrolase-3 domain-containing protein, protein MPMLDPSAIDVDFRSPRFRGVTDEIGTPVSTPDFSAYWLRRGQGDAPGETGWKNKTLLWIHGGAYIHGTPFWMFSTLFRLTELMADKHVRLDILSLHYELAPDAVFPQQQTEAVAAYRYLVETQNISPEDIIVGGESAGAHLAVACLLGIIRQGLPRPAASILLCPWINLTNTGASFERNKNLDVTDKPRLDSAAALAMGSKGGELANFSAPQPRSWSWGDVLPARTWVNVGSYDLFVDDVVTFCENAVAEGANIKWEITEAKTHGWQARADYEGSGPYYTLETDEDVPEGLLPGSVNVMKGLLQVI, encoded by the coding sequence ATGCCGATGCTTGACCCATCTGCGATCGATGTCGACTTCAGGTCACCGCGATTTCGCGGTGTGACTGACGAAATCGGCACCCCAGTCTCGACTCCCGACTTTTCGGCGTATTGGCTTCGTCGGGGCCAAGGGGATGCGCCTGGCGAGACAGGGTGGAAGAACAAAACTCTTCTGTGGATACACGGAGGCGCCTACATCCACGGTACTCCGTTTTGGATGTTTTCCACCTTGTTCAGGCTGACTGAGCTGATGGCCGACAAACATGTTCGCCTCGACATCTTGTCCCTTCACTACGAACTTGCACCCGACGCTGTTTTCCCGCAACAGCAAACTGAGGCTGTCGCAGCATACCGTTATCTCGTCGAGACACAAAACATCAGTCCTGAAGATATCATCGTGGGCGGTGAATCAGCTGGTGCCCATCTCGCTGTCGCTTGTCTACTTGGCATCATCCGCCAGGGTCTGCCTCGACCAGCTGCTTCCATTCTCCTATGTCCCTGGATCAATCTCACCAACACGGGGGCTTCCTTCGAACGCAACAAGAACCTGGATGTTACTGATAAGCCGCGACTGGACAGTGCAGCTGCGTTGGCCATGGGAAGCAAAGGCGGTGAGCTGGCGAACTTTAGCGCACCTCAACCAAGAAGTTGGAGCTGGGGCGATGTGCTACCAGCTCGAACTTGGGTAAACGTGGGCTCCTATGATCTATTTGTCGATGACGTTGTTACCTTTTGCGAAAATGCAGTGGCAGAAGGAGCCAATATCAAGTGGGAGATCACAGAGGCAAAGACTCACGGATGGCAGGCCAGGGCTGACTACGAAGGCTCTGGACCATACTACACGTTGGAAACAGATGAGGATGTGCCAGAAGGACTGCTTCCTGGTAGTGTCAACGTCATGAAGGGTCTGCTTCAAGTGATTTAG